One window from the genome of [Mycobacterium] stephanolepidis encodes:
- a CDS encoding PH domain-containing protein: MDKPTASPAEWGPKPAGIAAAALVGVAFGIAVFLVADAPGRLLASVAALGLLGFAAVSWRCRPKLRITDEGLELQGLTRLTLLPRAAVNSVKVTEFRRLGRRTRLLEIESGDDLIVLNRWDLGTDPRGVHEALRAAHYRA; encoded by the coding sequence GTGGATAAACCGACCGCATCCCCTGCTGAATGGGGCCCGAAACCTGCCGGTATCGCCGCCGCCGCCCTCGTGGGTGTCGCGTTCGGTATCGCCGTCTTCCTCGTGGCCGATGCGCCCGGACGTCTGTTGGCCTCGGTGGCCGCGCTCGGTCTGCTGGGGTTCGCGGCCGTGTCCTGGCGGTGTCGTCCGAAACTGCGCATCACCGACGAGGGTCTTGAGCTGCAGGGCCTCACCCGCCTCACGCTGCTACCCCGTGCTGCGGTGAACTCGGTGAAGGTCACCGAATTCCGCAGGCTGGGCCGACGCACCCGGCTGCTGGAGATCGAATCCGGCGACGACCTGATCGTCTTGAACCGCTGGGACCTGGGTACCGACCCTCGCGGGGTGCACGAGGCACTGCGCGCCGCCCACTATCGGGCGTGA
- the crgA gene encoding cell division protein CrgA: MPKSKVRKKSAFNATTVSRTPVKVKAGPSSVWFVAFFLTLMLIGLAWLMVFQLAAQHITWMLDLGPWNYAIAFAFMITGLLLTMRWR, encoded by the coding sequence ATGCCCAAGTCCAAGGTCCGTAAGAAGTCAGCGTTCAACGCGACCACCGTTAGCCGTACTCCGGTCAAGGTGAAGGCCGGTCCGTCGAGCGTCTGGTTCGTCGCGTTCTTCCTCACGCTCATGCTCATCGGCCTGGCCTGGTTGATGGTTTTCCAGCTCGCCGCGCAGCACATCACCTGGATGCTGGATCTGGGGCCGTGGAACTACGCCATCGCGTTTGCCTTCATGATCACCGGTCTATTGCTGACCATGCGGTGGCGGTGA
- a CDS encoding DUF881 domain-containing protein gives MPLVCALAGFLLAATHTVSGGNEIRRGDSPAPRLVDLVRETQKSVDKLSATRDGLANQMAAARAQSAGGDSRVAAALAETGEMADAAGVQPVTGPGLVVTLTDAKRDAYGRFPRDASPDDLVVHQQDVEGVLNALWSAGAEAIQMQDDQRLVASSVPRCVGNTLLLHGRTYSPPYVITAIGDADAMQAALDAAPLVTLYRQYVARFGLGYTVTRGHHLEVAGYRDAVGPGRAAPLEGR, from the coding sequence GTGCCCCTGGTGTGCGCGCTTGCGGGCTTTCTGCTGGCCGCGACGCACACGGTATCGGGCGGCAATGAGATCCGGCGGGGCGATTCTCCGGCGCCCCGGTTGGTGGACCTGGTGCGCGAGACGCAAAAGTCCGTCGACAAACTCAGCGCCACCCGCGACGGCTTGGCGAATCAGATGGCTGCCGCGCGGGCACAGTCTGCCGGGGGTGACAGCCGGGTGGCGGCGGCGCTCGCCGAAACCGGTGAGATGGCCGACGCCGCGGGTGTCCAGCCCGTCACCGGCCCCGGTCTGGTGGTGACGCTGACCGATGCCAAGCGCGATGCGTACGGGCGTTTCCCCCGCGATGCGTCACCGGATGACTTGGTGGTGCACCAGCAGGATGTCGAAGGTGTGCTCAACGCCTTGTGGAGTGCGGGCGCCGAGGCCATTCAGATGCAGGATGACCAGCGTCTGGTCGCGAGTTCGGTGCCGCGATGTGTCGGCAACACCTTGCTGCTGCACGGCCGCACCTACAGCCCGCCCTACGTGATTACGGCCATCGGTGATGCCGACGCCATGCAGGCAGCACTCGACGCCGCTCCGCTGGTAACCCTGTACCGGCAGTACGTCGCGCGATTTGGCTTGGGATACACGGTGACCCGCGGCCATCATCTCGAGGTGGCCGGGTATCGGGATGCGGTGGGGCCCGGCCGGGCGGCTCCCTTGGAGGGCCGGTAG
- a CDS encoding aminodeoxychorismate/anthranilate synthase component II: MRILVVDNYDSFVFNLVQYLGQLGVDATVCRNDDPRLADTDAVAADFDGVLISPGPGTPESAGASIAMVHSCAKTGTPLLGVCLGHQAIGVAFGGTVDRAPELLHGKTSTVEHEDAGVLRGLPNPFTATRYHSLTILPDTVPEGLRVIARTASGVIMGVMHTEHPIHGVQFHPESILTEGGHRMLANWLTYCGAPLDEPLVRSLEEEVASALDGVSGRVSALGG, translated from the coding sequence GTGCGCATCCTGGTCGTCGACAACTACGACAGCTTCGTGTTCAACCTGGTCCAGTACCTGGGTCAGCTCGGCGTGGACGCGACAGTGTGCCGCAACGACGACCCGCGATTGGCCGACACCGACGCGGTGGCCGCCGACTTCGACGGCGTACTGATCAGCCCCGGCCCGGGTACGCCCGAGAGCGCGGGCGCGTCCATCGCGATGGTGCATTCCTGCGCGAAGACGGGCACCCCGCTGCTCGGGGTGTGTCTGGGGCACCAGGCGATCGGGGTGGCGTTCGGCGGCACCGTCGACCGCGCACCGGAGCTGTTGCACGGCAAAACGAGCACGGTCGAGCATGAAGACGCCGGAGTGCTGCGCGGTCTGCCCAACCCATTCACGGCCACCAGGTATCACTCGCTGACGATCCTGCCCGACACCGTGCCCGAGGGGCTTCGTGTGATCGCCCGCACCGCCAGCGGGGTGATCATGGGTGTCATGCACACCGAACATCCGATTCACGGGGTGCAGTTCCACCCGGAGTCGATCCTCACCGAGGGTGGGCACCGGATGTTGGCCAATTGGCTCACCTACTGCGGTGCGCCCCTTGATGAACCACTGGTGCGCTCGCTTGAGGAAGAGGTCGCCTCGGCACTGGACGGTGTCAGCGGACGCGTGAGCGCCCTCGGCGGCTGA
- the pknB gene encoding Stk1 family PASTA domain-containing Ser/Thr kinase, translating to MTTPQHLSDRYELGEILGYGGMSEVHLARDQRLNRDVAIKVLRADLARDPSFYLRFRREAQNAAALNHPAIVAVYDTGEAETPTGPLPYIVMEYVDGITLRDIVKDDGPMPIRRAIEVIADSCQALNFSHQHGIIHRDVKPANIMISKTGAVKVMDFGIARAVSDAGVSVTQTAAVIGTAQYLSPEQARGETVDARSDVYSLGCVLYELLTGEPPFVGDSPVAVAYQHVREDPIAPSKHNPEIPPGLDSVVLKALSKNPDNRYQNAAEMRTDLMRVYQGEQPEAPKVLTDAERSSMLNTPTNTKAYPASGPQTNPLPSHYVEPRRSPLSRWLVGLAALVVLTVVVTFAIILGNGPSRDVQVPDVTGKSQADAVAVLQNLGFKTKIQKNTSSKLAPERVIDTDPAKGSTVTAGSEVTLNVSIGPESQQVPDCHGLSFGDAVKKLQAAGFKGTFTQSETKSLPEDKGRVMATNPPAGQYSAVTNNITIVVGKGPGEKPAPDFVGQNIDVALKNLPTYGFTAPPTVIPVPSPEPKGQILSTNPTAGTMFPEDGAIEIRVSSGGQFRMPSVMGKFWVDAEPQLRSLGWTGDITTEDVPSDGNNRARVVFQDPQPGAGVNYNATIKLRFGTG from the coding sequence ATGACCACTCCGCAGCACCTCTCGGACCGCTATGAGCTGGGGGAGATCCTCGGCTATGGAGGCATGTCCGAGGTTCACCTGGCGCGCGACCAACGGTTGAACCGTGACGTCGCGATCAAGGTGCTGCGTGCCGATCTGGCCCGGGACCCCAGCTTCTATCTGCGTTTCCGCCGGGAGGCCCAGAACGCCGCCGCGCTGAACCACCCCGCGATCGTCGCCGTCTACGACACCGGCGAGGCCGAGACACCCACCGGGCCACTGCCGTACATCGTCATGGAGTACGTCGACGGCATCACCCTGCGTGACATCGTCAAGGATGACGGCCCCATGCCGATCCGCCGGGCGATCGAGGTCATCGCCGACTCTTGCCAGGCGCTCAACTTCAGCCACCAGCACGGCATCATTCATCGTGATGTCAAGCCCGCCAACATCATGATCAGCAAGACCGGCGCGGTAAAGGTGATGGACTTCGGTATCGCGCGGGCCGTGTCGGACGCCGGGGTAAGCGTCACCCAGACCGCGGCGGTCATCGGGACCGCGCAGTATCTTTCTCCGGAACAGGCGCGGGGCGAGACCGTGGACGCGCGTTCCGACGTGTACTCCCTGGGCTGCGTCCTCTATGAATTGCTCACCGGCGAGCCGCCTTTCGTCGGCGATTCACCTGTCGCGGTGGCCTACCAACATGTGCGTGAAGATCCGATTGCGCCGTCTAAGCACAACCCGGAGATTCCTCCCGGCCTGGATTCGGTTGTGCTCAAAGCACTTTCGAAGAACCCCGACAACCGGTACCAGAACGCCGCCGAGATGCGCACCGACCTCATGCGGGTGTATCAGGGCGAGCAGCCAGAGGCTCCGAAGGTTCTCACCGACGCCGAGCGCAGCTCAATGCTGAACACGCCTACCAACACGAAGGCCTACCCGGCCTCCGGACCGCAGACCAACCCGCTGCCCAGCCATTACGTAGAGCCGCGCCGCAGTCCACTGAGCCGCTGGCTGGTCGGACTCGCCGCGCTGGTGGTGCTGACCGTGGTGGTCACCTTCGCCATCATCTTGGGCAACGGACCCTCGCGCGATGTCCAGGTTCCCGACGTGACGGGCAAGTCCCAGGCCGATGCTGTCGCCGTCCTGCAGAACCTCGGGTTCAAGACCAAGATTCAGAAGAACACAAGCTCAAAGCTCGCTCCCGAGAGGGTCATCGACACCGATCCTGCCAAGGGCTCCACCGTGACGGCCGGTTCCGAGGTGACCCTGAACGTGTCCATCGGACCGGAGAGCCAGCAGGTACCCGATTGCCACGGCCTCAGCTTCGGCGACGCGGTGAAGAAGCTGCAGGCCGCCGGTTTCAAGGGCACCTTCACCCAGAGCGAGACCAAGTCGCTGCCCGAGGACAAGGGTCGGGTCATGGCCACCAACCCGCCGGCCGGACAGTACTCCGCGGTCACCAACAACATCACCATCGTTGTCGGCAAGGGCCCGGGGGAGAAGCCCGCGCCGGACTTCGTCGGGCAGAACATCGACGTCGCCCTCAAGAACCTGCCCACCTACGGCTTCACGGCACCGCCCACGGTGATCCCGGTCCCCAGCCCCGAGCCCAAGGGACAGATCCTGAGCACGAATCCGACTGCCGGAACCATGTTCCCCGAAGACGGTGCCATCGAGATCCGGGTGTCATCCGGCGGGCAGTTCCGCATGCCGAGCGTGATGGGCAAGTTCTGGGTGGATGCCGAGCCACAGCTTCGCAGCCTTGGATGGACCGGCGACATCACCACCGAAGACGTGCCGTCCGACGGCAACAACAGAGCACGTGTGGTCTTTCAGGACCCGCAGCCCGGTGCCGGGGTCAACTACAACGCAACGATCAAGCTGCGTTTCGGTACGGGTTAG
- a CDS encoding serine/threonine-protein kinase, which yields MTVRVGETLSGRYRLQRLIATGGMGQVWEGTDSRLGRKVAVKVLKAEFSSDPEFIERFRAEARTVAMLNHPGIASVYDYGETDIDSEGRTAYLVMELIHGEPLNSVLKRTGRLSLRHSLDMLEQTGRALQVAHAAGLVHRDVKPGNILITPTGQVKLTDFGIAKAVDAAPVTQTGMVMGTAQYIAPEQALGHDATPASDVYALGVVGYEAVSGKRPFSGDGALTVAMKHIKETPSPLPADLPPNVRELIEITLVKNPQNRYTSGGPFADAVAAVRAGRRPPRPNQAPTISRATPAAIPPATQVRPAVGTPSRVAPPTSRTRPPTGSHRPPPPRRGTFSPGQKALMWAAAVLGIFAIIIAALILLRASEQKNDVPLPSATTPSSEAPSSPASASPGALAPANIVALLPVAEPDPITGTKSP from the coding sequence ATGACAGTTCGTGTGGGCGAAACGCTTTCCGGCCGCTACCGGTTGCAGCGGCTCATCGCTACCGGCGGTATGGGCCAGGTCTGGGAGGGCACCGATAGCCGCTTGGGCCGCAAGGTGGCCGTCAAGGTGCTCAAGGCCGAATTCTCGTCGGACCCAGAGTTCATCGAGCGGTTCCGCGCCGAGGCACGCACCGTGGCGATGCTCAACCATCCCGGCATCGCCAGCGTGTACGACTACGGCGAGACCGATATCGACAGCGAGGGCCGCACCGCCTATCTGGTCATGGAATTGATCCACGGCGAGCCGCTGAACTCCGTGCTCAAGCGCACCGGCCGGCTGTCGCTGCGTCACTCGCTGGACATGCTGGAGCAGACCGGGCGCGCCCTGCAGGTCGCGCACGCCGCGGGCCTGGTGCACCGCGATGTGAAGCCGGGAAACATCCTGATCACGCCCACCGGGCAGGTGAAACTCACCGACTTCGGCATCGCCAAGGCCGTGGACGCCGCCCCGGTCACCCAGACCGGCATGGTGATGGGCACCGCCCAGTACATCGCCCCCGAACAGGCTCTGGGTCACGACGCCACCCCGGCCAGCGATGTGTACGCACTGGGAGTCGTTGGCTACGAAGCAGTTTCGGGTAAGCGCCCGTTCTCCGGCGACGGCGCACTGACGGTCGCGATGAAGCACATCAAGGAAACACCCTCACCGCTGCCCGCCGATCTGCCCCCGAACGTGCGCGAGCTCATCGAGATCACGCTGGTGAAGAACCCCCAGAATCGCTACACCAGCGGCGGCCCGTTCGCCGATGCGGTGGCGGCGGTGCGTGCCGGTCGCCGCCCGCCCAGGCCCAACCAGGCGCCCACCATCAGCAGGGCCACGCCGGCGGCCATCCCGCCCGCCACCCAGGTGCGGCCCGCCGTGGGGACACCCAGCAGGGTCGCCCCGCCCACCTCCCGCACCCGACCGCCTACGGGCTCGCACCGGCCGCCACCGCCCCGGCGCGGCACGTTCTCACCCGGCCAGAAGGCCCTGATGTGGGCTGCCGCGGTGCTGGGCATCTTCGCGATCATCATCGCGGCCCTCATCCTGCTGCGAGCAAGTGAGCAGAAGAATGACGTGCCGCTCCCATCGGCAACGACGCCCAGCAGCGAGGCACCCTCAAGTCCGGCTTCAGCTTCGCCAGGAGCGCTTGCGCCAGCTAATATCGTGGCTCTGCTTCCGGTCGCCGAACCGGACCCGATCACTGGGACGAAATCACCGTAA